In Streptomyces nodosus, one DNA window encodes the following:
- a CDS encoding inositol-3-phosphate synthase, with amino-acid sequence MGSVRVAIVGVGNCAASLVQGVEYYKDADPASKVPGLMHVQFGDYHVRDIEFVAAFDVDAKKVGLDLADAIGASENNTIKICDVPSTGVTVQRGHTHDGLGKYYRETIEESAEAPVDIVQVLKDKQVDVLVCYLPVGSEAAAKFYAQCAIDAKVAFVNALPVFIAGTKEWADKFTEAGVPIVGDDIKSQVGATITHRVMAKLFEDRGVVLDRTMQLNVGGNMDFKNMLERDRLESKKISKTQAVTSQIPDRDLGEKNVHIGPSDYVAWLDDRKWAYVRLEGRAFGDVPLNLEYKLEVWDSPNSAGVIIDALRAAKIAKDRGIGGPILSASSYFMKSPPVQYFDDEARENVEKFIKGEVER; translated from the coding sequence ATGGGTTCGGTTCGCGTAGCCATCGTCGGTGTGGGCAACTGCGCCGCATCGCTGGTGCAGGGAGTCGAGTACTACAAGGACGCCGACCCGGCGTCCAAGGTCCCGGGTCTGATGCACGTCCAGTTCGGCGACTACCACGTCCGCGACATCGAGTTCGTCGCCGCGTTCGACGTGGACGCCAAGAAGGTCGGCCTCGACCTGGCGGACGCCATCGGCGCCTCGGAGAACAACACCATCAAGATCTGCGACGTGCCGTCCACCGGCGTGACGGTCCAGCGCGGCCACACCCACGACGGTCTCGGCAAGTACTACCGCGAGACCATCGAGGAGTCCGCCGAGGCCCCGGTCGACATCGTCCAGGTCCTCAAGGACAAGCAGGTCGATGTCCTCGTCTGCTACCTGCCGGTCGGCTCCGAGGCCGCGGCGAAGTTCTACGCCCAGTGCGCCATCGACGCCAAGGTCGCCTTCGTCAACGCCCTCCCGGTCTTCATCGCCGGCACCAAGGAGTGGGCCGACAAGTTCACCGAGGCCGGTGTCCCGATCGTCGGTGACGACATCAAGTCCCAGGTCGGCGCCACCATCACACACCGCGTCATGGCGAAGCTGTTCGAGGACCGGGGTGTCGTCCTGGACCGCACGATGCAGCTGAACGTCGGCGGCAACATGGACTTCAAGAACATGCTCGAGCGTGACCGGCTGGAGTCCAAGAAGATCTCCAAGACGCAGGCCGTCACCTCGCAGATCCCCGACCGGGACCTCGGCGAGAAGAACGTCCACATCGGCCCGTCGGACTACGTGGCCTGGCTGGACGACCGCAAGTGGGCGTACGTCCGCCTCGAGGGCCGTGCGTTCGGCGACGTCCCGCTCAACCTGGAGTACAAGCTCGAGGTCTGGGACTCCCCGAACTCCGCGGGTGTCATCATCGACGCGCTGCGCGCCGCGAAGATCGCCAAGGACCGTGGCATCGGTGGCCCGATCCTGTCGGCGTCCTCGTACTTCATGAAGTCCCCGCCGGTCCAGTACTTCGACGACGAGGCCCGCGAGAACGTCGAGAAGTTCATCAAGGGCGAGGTCGAGCGCTGA
- a CDS encoding MFS transporter, which yields MSVLRDLRILVRFRDFRRLLSVRLLSQGADGVYQVGLAAYVVFSPEKQTSAAAIASAMAVLLLPYSLVGPFAGALLDRWRRRQVFLYGNLLRALLACGTAVLMASQVPSWLFYVSALCVTGVNRFVLAGLSAALPHVVDDKRLVMANSLSPTAGTLAATAGGGLAFAVRLVAGDSHAAVVLLGAALYLGSALASLRLAPGLLGPDRESVPTRLGTALIDAARDLGAGVRHLLTPPRRDAARALAAMTLMRFCYGALLVLVLMLCRYALSSDSAHGLALLGLALGVSGAGFFAAAVVTPWATGRLGANRWITLCAAIAAVLEPALGLPFATAPMLAAAFVLGLITQGAKIATDTIVQHSVEDAFRGRIFSVYDVLFNIAFVGAAAVASLILPPDGRSATLVIVVAVIYAATAVAMSRSERR from the coding sequence ATGTCCGTCCTGCGCGACCTGCGCATCCTTGTGCGCTTCCGGGACTTCAGGCGCCTGCTCTCCGTACGGCTGCTGTCCCAGGGGGCCGACGGCGTCTATCAGGTCGGGCTCGCCGCCTACGTCGTCTTCTCCCCGGAGAAGCAGACCTCCGCCGCCGCGATCGCCTCGGCCATGGCCGTGCTGCTTCTGCCGTACTCCCTCGTCGGCCCCTTCGCGGGCGCTCTGCTGGACCGCTGGCGACGCCGTCAGGTCTTCCTGTACGGCAATCTGCTGCGCGCCCTGCTGGCCTGCGGGACGGCCGTCCTGATGGCGAGCCAGGTCCCCAGCTGGCTCTTCTATGTCTCCGCGCTGTGTGTGACCGGGGTCAACCGCTTCGTGCTCGCGGGGCTGTCCGCGGCACTGCCCCATGTGGTCGACGACAAGCGGCTGGTGATGGCCAACTCGCTCTCCCCGACGGCCGGCACACTCGCCGCGACGGCGGGCGGGGGACTCGCCTTCGCCGTGCGCCTGGTGGCCGGGGACTCCCATGCCGCGGTGGTGCTGCTGGGCGCGGCCCTGTATCTGGGCTCGGCCCTCGCGTCGCTGCGCCTGGCGCCGGGGTTGCTGGGCCCCGACCGTGAGTCGGTGCCGACACGACTGGGCACCGCCCTCATCGACGCCGCCCGCGATCTGGGTGCGGGGGTACGCCATCTCCTGACACCCCCACGCCGGGATGCCGCCCGGGCGCTCGCCGCGATGACACTCATGCGGTTCTGCTACGGCGCACTGCTCGTCCTGGTACTGATGCTCTGCCGCTACGCCCTGTCCTCGGACTCGGCCCATGGACTCGCCCTGCTGGGGCTGGCTCTGGGGGTGTCCGGCGCCGGGTTCTTCGCAGCCGCCGTGGTGACACCGTGGGCTACGGGACGTCTCGGAGCGAACCGCTGGATCACCCTGTGCGCCGCGATCGCTGCGGTCCTGGAGCCCGCCCTCGGCCTTCCGTTCGCCACCGCTCCCATGCTTGCCGCGGCCTTCGTGCTGGGGCTGATCACACAAGGCGCAAAGATCGCCACAGACACGATCGTCCAGCATTCGGTCGAGGACGCCTTCCGAGGCCGGATCTTCTCCGTCTATGACGTGCTCTTCAACATCGCCTTCGTCGGCGCTGCCGCGGTCGCCTCGCTGATACTGCCTCCCGACGGCCGCTCCGCCACCCTGGTGATCGTTGTCGCCGTCATCTACGCGGCGACCGCTGTGGCCATGTCCCGCTCCGAGCGCCGGTGA
- a CDS encoding CCA tRNA nucleotidyltransferase: MPNANEDNASALSQVQRRAVSELLRVSPVADDLARRFQEAGFTLALVGGSVRDALLGRLGNDLDFTTDARPEDVLKIVRPWADATWEVGIAFGTVGAQKDARVGDAVQRFEIEVTTYRSEAYDRTSRKPEVSYGDSIAEDLVRRDFTVNAMAVALPEKEFVDPYGGLDDLAARVLRTPGTPEESFSDDPLRMMRAARFAAQLDFEVAPEVVTAMQEMAERLEIVSAERVRDELNKLILSTHPRKGLTLLVQTGLADHVLPELPALRLERDEHHRHKDVYDHTLIVLEQAMALEEGEPDLALRLAALLHDIGKPKTRRFEKDGRVSFHHHEVVGAKMTKKRMMELKYPNELVKDVSRLVELHLRFHGYGTGEWTDSAVRRYVRDAGPLLDRLHKLTRSDCTTRNKRKAAALSRAYDGLEERIAQLQEQEELDAIRPALDGNQIMEILGVRPGPVVGHAYKFLLELRLENGPMEHDAAVSALKEWWTEQG; the protein is encoded by the coding sequence GTGCCGAACGCCAACGAAGACAATGCCAGTGCCCTGAGTCAGGTGCAGCGCCGCGCGGTGAGTGAACTGCTGCGGGTGTCGCCTGTCGCCGACGATCTCGCCCGCCGTTTCCAGGAGGCCGGGTTCACGCTCGCCCTGGTCGGAGGCTCGGTGCGGGACGCCCTTCTCGGCCGGCTCGGCAACGATCTGGACTTCACGACCGATGCCCGCCCCGAGGACGTCCTGAAGATCGTGAGGCCATGGGCCGATGCCACCTGGGAGGTCGGTATCGCCTTCGGGACGGTCGGGGCGCAGAAGGACGCGCGCGTCGGGGACGCCGTCCAGCGCTTTGAGATCGAGGTGACGACCTACCGGTCCGAGGCGTACGACCGGACCTCGCGCAAGCCCGAGGTGTCCTACGGCGACTCCATCGCGGAGGATCTGGTCCGACGCGACTTCACCGTCAACGCGATGGCTGTCGCGCTGCCGGAGAAGGAGTTCGTCGACCCCTATGGCGGGCTCGACGACCTTGCGGCCCGGGTGCTGCGTACTCCGGGGACGCCCGAGGAGTCGTTCTCGGACGATCCGCTGCGGATGATGCGGGCCGCCCGCTTCGCGGCCCAGCTGGACTTCGAGGTCGCTCCTGAGGTCGTCACGGCCATGCAGGAGATGGCCGAGCGGTTGGAGATCGTCTCCGCCGAACGTGTGCGGGACGAGCTGAACAAGCTGATCCTTTCCACCCACCCGCGCAAGGGTCTGACGCTGCTGGTCCAGACGGGGCTCGCCGATCATGTCCTGCCGGAGCTCCCCGCATTGCGGCTGGAGCGCGATGAGCACCACCGGCACAAGGACGTCTATGACCACACGCTGATCGTGCTGGAACAGGCGATGGCGCTGGAGGAGGGCGAGCCCGATCTGGCCCTGCGGCTGGCCGCGCTGCTGCATGACATCGGGAAGCCGAAGACGCGGCGCTTCGAGAAGGACGGCCGGGTCTCCTTCCATCATCATGAAGTGGTCGGCGCCAAGATGACCAAAAAGCGGATGATGGAGCTGAAGTATCCCAATGAGCTGGTGAAGGACGTCTCACGTCTCGTTGAACTCCATCTGCGGTTCCACGGGTATGGCACCGGTGAGTGGACGGACTCCGCTGTGCGCCGCTACGTCCGTGATGCGGGCCCGCTTCTGGACCGCCTTCACAAGCTGACCCGGTCCGACTGCACCACTCGTAACAAGCGCAAGGCTGCCGCGCTCTCCCGTGCCTACGACGGCCTGGAGGAGCGCATCGCCCAGCTTCAGGAGCAGGAGGAGCTGGATGCGATCCGCCCTGCGCTGGACGGCAACCAGATCATGGAAATCCTGGGCGTCCGCCCCGGCCCGGTCGTCGGCCACGCGTACAAGTTCCTTCTGGAGCTCCGCTTGGAGAACGGCCCGATGGAGCACGATGCCGCGGTGTCGGCGCTCAAGGAGTGGTGGACCGAGCAGGGCTGA
- a CDS encoding DUF6049 family protein, translating to MAEAADFQGMSSSPARRWVRRTGALLAGAPLLTGLLQLPAGPVAHAAEKAAPAEAGGSRTVNISLDSLSPSAPVEGDTLTVSGTITNNSKQTVQAAHVGLRIGPSPLSSRSAIDDATRRTGFLPGVDGAEVGGKYTEDVTKLTPGSSQTFSISVPVKKLDLGNDGVYELGVSLSGQTSAQPYEQVLGIQRTFLPWDPDGNAARTKTTYLWPLISSVHMTAETLPNQQQTPVFQNDDLAKEISPGGRLAQLLSQGKDLDVTWVIDPDLLASVDAMTGSYSIKGEGDAVTAGKKQALAKKWLAELQKAVENKEVVALPFADPDLASLAHNGKNVTGSLSHLKDATDVAASTVETILHVKPDTDFAWPVDGALDPSIVKVATSAGADKVIARSDSLRDDGLSYTPTAARPIGAGTTAVVADDGLSTAFEDDMSQAGDSTLAVQKFLAQSLMITLQEPGKYRSVVVAPQRMPSTSQAQAMAQAMTALQSSPWSQSADLSAAAEAKPDPGATTKVPSSSRYPSSLRKAERPQSAFQQIEDTQNELDGFKVILKDPARVVTPFGRAIDRSMSTSWRGQATGASVFRQDVESYLRLLTDQVRLIPKSETKLSGRSATIPVTVQNNLMQGVDHLVLRLTSQQPTRLKIGNGPYYEQQITVAGGHSQSVKFTTTANANGRAAVVAQLFTEDGQAYGPAVTFDVNVTEITPTVMLVIAGGVLLLVLAGFRMYTQRKRLAAQQAQEQDEEQDGGPGDPDASPEDGGPKGPTDGAVDTADAEKSAQVSDQDSGSKTGADAPEQPSDPAPDTAPESTDPSGTGERVNR from the coding sequence GTGGCCGAGGCGGCAGACTTCCAGGGGATGAGTTCCTCACCTGCCCGCCGGTGGGTCCGGCGCACCGGAGCACTACTCGCGGGGGCGCCCCTGTTGACCGGCCTGCTGCAACTTCCCGCGGGTCCGGTGGCGCACGCCGCGGAGAAGGCCGCCCCGGCGGAGGCGGGCGGTTCCCGCACGGTGAACATCTCCCTCGACTCGCTCAGCCCCAGTGCACCGGTCGAAGGCGACACCCTGACCGTGTCCGGCACCATCACCAACAACAGCAAGCAGACCGTCCAGGCCGCCCATGTGGGTCTGCGGATCGGCCCCAGCCCCCTGAGCAGCCGTTCGGCCATCGACGACGCCACCCGGCGCACCGGCTTTCTGCCCGGCGTCGACGGCGCCGAGGTCGGCGGCAAGTACACCGAAGATGTCACCAAGCTCACCCCGGGCAGCTCGCAGACTTTCAGCATCTCCGTGCCCGTCAAGAAGCTGGACCTCGGCAACGACGGCGTCTACGAGCTCGGTGTCTCGCTCTCCGGTCAGACCTCCGCTCAGCCGTACGAGCAGGTGCTCGGCATCCAGAGGACCTTCCTCCCCTGGGATCCCGACGGCAATGCGGCCAGGACGAAGACGACCTATCTGTGGCCCCTGATCTCCTCCGTGCACATGACCGCGGAGACGCTTCCCAACCAGCAACAGACCCCCGTCTTCCAGAACGACGACCTGGCCAAGGAGATCTCTCCGGGCGGACGCCTCGCCCAGCTGCTGTCACAGGGCAAGGACCTGGACGTCACCTGGGTGATCGACCCGGACCTGCTCGCCTCCGTGGATGCGATGACGGGGAGCTACAGCATCAAGGGCGAGGGTGACGCCGTCACGGCCGGCAAGAAGCAGGCCCTCGCCAAGAAGTGGCTCGCCGAGCTCCAGAAGGCGGTCGAGAACAAAGAGGTCGTCGCCCTCCCCTTCGCCGACCCCGACCTGGCCTCGCTCGCGCACAACGGCAAGAACGTCACCGGCTCCCTGAGTCACCTCAAGGACGCCACGGATGTGGCGGCGAGCACCGTGGAGACCATCCTTCATGTGAAACCCGACACGGACTTCGCCTGGCCCGTGGACGGCGCGCTCGACCCCTCGATCGTCAAGGTCGCCACCTCCGCGGGCGCAGACAAGGTGATCGCCCGCAGCGACAGCCTGCGGGACGACGGCCTGTCCTACACCCCCACCGCCGCGCGCCCCATCGGGGCCGGCACCACGGCCGTGGTCGCGGACGACGGACTGTCGACGGCCTTCGAGGACGACATGTCCCAGGCCGGTGACTCCACGCTCGCCGTGCAGAAGTTCCTCGCCCAGAGCCTGATGATCACCTTGCAGGAGCCCGGCAAGTACCGCAGCGTCGTCGTCGCTCCGCAGCGGATGCCGTCCACGAGCCAGGCCCAGGCGATGGCACAGGCGATGACCGCCCTGCAGAGCAGCCCCTGGTCGCAGTCCGCCGATCTGTCCGCCGCCGCCGAGGCCAAACCGGACCCGGGGGCCACCACCAAGGTGCCGTCCTCGTCCCGTTACCCCTCCTCGCTGCGCAAGGCGGAACGGCCGCAGTCGGCGTTCCAGCAGATCGAGGACACCCAGAACGAGCTCGACGGCTTCAAGGTGATCCTCAAGGACCCCGCACGGGTCGTCACCCCCTTCGGACGGGCCATAGACCGCTCCATGTCCACCTCCTGGCGCGGTCAGGCCACCGGGGCATCGGTCTTCCGCCAGGACGTGGAGTCCTACCTCAGGCTGCTCACCGATCAGGTCCGGCTGATCCCCAAGTCCGAGACCAAGCTCTCGGGCCGCAGCGCCACGATCCCGGTGACCGTGCAGAACAACCTGATGCAAGGGGTCGACCACCTGGTCCTGCGACTCACCTCGCAGCAGCCGACCCGTCTGAAGATCGGCAACGGTCCCTACTACGAGCAGCAGATCACCGTCGCGGGCGGGCACAGCCAGTCCGTGAAGTTCACCACCACGGCCAACGCCAACGGCCGGGCCGCCGTCGTCGCCCAGCTCTTCACCGAGGACGGTCAGGCGTACGGCCCCGCGGTGACCTTCGATGTGAACGTCACAGAGATCACGCCTACGGTGATGCTGGTCATCGCGGGCGGCGTCCTGCTGCTGGTACTTGCCGGGTTCCGCATGTACACCCAGCGCAAGAGGCTGGCCGCGCAGCAGGCGCAGGAGCAGGACGAGGAGCAGGACGGTGGCCCCGGGGACCCGGACGCCTCCCCGGAGGACGGGGGGCCGAAGGGGCCCACAGACGGTGCCGTGGATACTGCGGACGCCGAGAAGTCTGCGCAGGTGTCCGACCAGGATTCGGGCTCGAAGACCGGGGCGGACGCCCCCGAGCAGCCGAGTGACCCGGCCCCGGACACCGCACCGGAAAGCACCGACCCGTCCGGCACGGGTGAGAGAGTGAACCGTTGA